One Candidatus Eisenbacteria bacterium genomic window carries:
- a CDS encoding outer membrane lipoprotein-sorting protein, producing the protein MKRTYVLALALLAVAPAWAVTGREVIDTAQQKNGFSTWKDRTLDATMDTFAGKAPTRTRVMEITETTDPRGEHRTFISFTSPSDVQGTRFLHLSPRGTGDQQWIFTPASRRVRRLAESQRDENFFGADLSYRDLELLVRIQQWNDAEATATFDKEETLDGKACNVVTLVPKNEEFPNYSKYVLWFGKDDSLLWRVDVFDQDGKVFKRVRPRKYERIGAYATAMEAEIETLPYDTRTVFAFREVKYDHGVGDTMFSVSNLDHG; encoded by the coding sequence ATGAAGCGCACGTACGTCCTCGCCCTCGCGCTCCTCGCCGTCGCACCCGCGTGGGCCGTGACGGGTCGCGAGGTGATCGACACCGCCCAGCAGAAGAACGGCTTCTCGACGTGGAAGGATCGCACGCTCGACGCCACCATGGACACGTTCGCAGGCAAGGCGCCGACGCGTACGCGGGTCATGGAGATCACCGAGACCACCGATCCGCGCGGCGAGCATCGGACCTTCATCTCGTTCACCAGTCCCTCGGACGTGCAGGGGACGCGCTTCCTGCATCTGTCGCCGCGCGGCACCGGCGACCAGCAGTGGATCTTCACGCCCGCGTCGCGCCGCGTGCGACGGCTCGCGGAGTCGCAGCGCGACGAGAACTTCTTCGGCGCCGACCTCTCGTATCGCGACCTCGAGCTGCTGGTGCGCATCCAGCAGTGGAACGACGCCGAGGCGACGGCGACCTTCGACAAGGAGGAGACGCTCGACGGCAAGGCGTGCAACGTCGTGACGCTGGTGCCGAAGAACGAGGAGTTCCCGAACTACTCGAAGTACGTGCTCTGGTTCGGGAAAGACGATTCCCTCCTGTGGCGCGTCGACGTGTTCGACCAGGACGGCAAAGTCTTCAAGCGCGTGCGACCGCGCAAGTACGAGCGCATCGGGGCGTACGCGACCGCCATGGAGGCCGAGATCGAGACGCTGCCCTACGACACGCGGACCGTCTTCGCCTTCCGTGAGGTGAAGTACGACCACGGCGTCGGCGACACGATGTTCAGCGTCTCGAACCTCGACCACGGCTGA
- a CDS encoding fatty acid desaturase: MATDLRTAVAAIPPECYARPAWKGLAYLGRDLGMYLAATVLLAVTDHPALVLPLWLLAGLGTSALFVVGHDAAHGALFASPRLCDVVARMAFLPSLHGLAPWRLGHNRVHHGFTGRAGIDFVWHPLTPTAFATLSRPARWLHRLEWSAWGAGLYYLRAVWWARMTRLVPPRRFRREFHRDRALVAVAAGAASLLALAWGWTHTGTAAGACWTLVKTLVVPWLVFNWIIGVTVYVHHIGPEIPWYTAATWSRGRGQVDATAAYRIPRWLNFFWHNVYVHTPHHVDPRIPFYHLPRAARALEALGDDAFAPRPLALRDYVAITRRCKLYDFDRQAWLDYAAAG; the protein is encoded by the coding sequence ATGGCGACGGACCTCCGCACCGCCGTCGCGGCCATCCCGCCGGAGTGCTACGCGCGCCCCGCCTGGAAGGGTCTCGCGTACCTCGGGCGCGACCTCGGCATGTACCTGGCGGCGACGGTGCTCCTCGCGGTCACGGATCATCCGGCGCTCGTCCTCCCCCTGTGGCTCCTCGCCGGGCTCGGCACGAGCGCCCTCTTCGTCGTCGGACACGACGCCGCACACGGGGCGCTGTTCGCGAGCCCGCGCCTCTGCGACGTCGTTGCACGCATGGCATTCCTCCCGAGCCTGCACGGGCTCGCGCCGTGGCGGCTCGGCCACAATCGCGTCCACCACGGATTCACGGGACGTGCGGGGATCGACTTCGTGTGGCATCCGCTGACGCCCACGGCCTTCGCCACGCTGTCGCGCCCGGCGCGATGGCTCCACCGGCTCGAGTGGTCGGCCTGGGGTGCCGGCCTCTACTATCTTCGCGCGGTGTGGTGGGCGCGCATGACGCGACTCGTGCCGCCGCGTCGCTTCCGGCGCGAGTTCCATCGCGATCGCGCGCTGGTGGCCGTCGCGGCCGGCGCCGCGAGCCTCCTGGCGCTCGCATGGGGCTGGACGCACACCGGCACCGCCGCCGGCGCTTGCTGGACGTTGGTCAAGACGCTCGTCGTCCCGTGGCTGGTCTTCAACTGGATCATCGGCGTCACGGTCTACGTGCATCACATCGGCCCCGAGATCCCGTGGTACACGGCCGCGACGTGGTCGCGCGGGCGGGGCCAGGTCGACGCGACGGCCGCCTACCGGATTCCGCGCTGGCTCAACTTCTTCTGGCACAACGTGTACGTGCACACGCCGCACCACGTCGATCCGCGCATCCCCTTCTACCACCTGCCGCGCGCGGCGCGGGCGCTCGAGGCCCTCGGCGACGATGCGTTCGCCCCCCGGCCGCTCGCCCTGCGCGACTACGTCGCGATCACGCGGCGCTGCAAGCTCTACGACTTCGATCGCCAGGCGTGGCTCGACTACGCCGCGGCCGGCTGA
- the hslV gene encoding ATP-dependent protease subunit HslV has translation MTEHIPVPRLRSTTILAVRHAGRVVLGGDGQVTLGQTVVKHNANKVRRLYQDRVIAGFAGAGADAITLFERFEQKLEKVNGNLRRAAVELAKDWRTDRMLRRLEALMIVADRDALLIVSGTGDVIEPEDGVAAIGSGGNFALAAARALVRHSSLGPRQIVEEALRIAAAICVYTNDQLTIEELAAS, from the coding sequence ATGACCGAGCACATCCCCGTGCCTAGGCTCCGCTCGACCACGATCCTCGCGGTGCGCCACGCGGGCCGCGTCGTCCTCGGCGGCGACGGCCAGGTGACGCTCGGACAGACGGTGGTCAAGCACAACGCCAACAAGGTCCGCCGGCTCTACCAGGATCGCGTCATCGCCGGCTTCGCCGGCGCGGGCGCGGACGCGATCACGCTCTTCGAGCGCTTCGAGCAGAAGCTCGAGAAGGTGAATGGCAACCTGCGGCGCGCCGCCGTCGAGCTGGCGAAGGACTGGCGCACCGACCGCATGCTGCGACGGCTGGAAGCGCTCATGATCGTCGCGGACCGCGACGCGCTGCTCATCGTGTCGGGCACGGGCGACGTGATCGAGCCGGAAGACGGCGTCGCCGCGATCGGCTCGGGCGGCAACTTCGCGCTCGCCGCCGCGCGCGCGCTGGTCCGGCACTCCTCCCTCGGCCCCCGGCAGATCGTCGAGGAGGCCTTGCGCATCGCCGCCGCGATCTGCGTGTACACGAACGACCAGTTGACGATCGAGGAACTGGCCGCGTCGTGA
- the hslU gene encoding ATP-dependent protease ATPase subunit HslU, translating to MSTSTFTPREIVSELDRYIVGQRAAKRAVAIALRNRWRRMQVPEPLRDEIAPKNIIMIGPTGVGKTEISRRLAKLAQAPFIKVEASKFTEVGYVGRDVESIIRDLTELAINMVREEEREKVRVRARELAEERLLDLLLPPPPSMAVTSASNDHADTREKLRQLLRDGKLDDRTVEVEVTKVAGGPAIEVMTPQGLEEIESSLRDMLQNLMPKRSKKTKVPVREARELLAQEEATRLIDMEAATKEALRRVEQSGIVFLDEIDKIAGREGLHGPDVSREGVQRDLLPIVEGSTVTTKHGPVRTDHILFIASGAFHIAKPSDLIPEFQGRFPIRVELEALTKNDFVRILTEPENALTKQYVALLATENLTLTFTADAVAEIARIAAEVNDRMENIGARRLHTVLERLLDQTSFDAPELGGREIVVDAPMVRERLDAILQDQDLSRFIL from the coding sequence GTGAGCACGTCGACCTTCACGCCGCGCGAGATCGTCTCCGAGCTGGACCGCTACATCGTCGGCCAGCGGGCGGCCAAGCGGGCGGTCGCGATCGCTCTCCGCAACCGCTGGCGGCGCATGCAGGTGCCGGAACCGCTGCGCGACGAGATCGCGCCCAAGAACATCATCATGATCGGCCCGACCGGGGTCGGAAAGACCGAGATCTCGCGGCGCCTCGCCAAGCTCGCGCAGGCGCCCTTCATCAAGGTCGAGGCCTCGAAGTTCACCGAGGTCGGGTACGTCGGCCGCGACGTCGAGTCGATCATCCGCGACCTGACGGAGCTCGCGATCAACATGGTGCGCGAGGAGGAGCGCGAGAAGGTGCGCGTGCGGGCGCGCGAGCTCGCCGAGGAGCGCCTGCTCGATCTGCTGCTGCCGCCGCCGCCGTCGATGGCCGTCACGAGCGCGAGCAACGACCACGCCGACACGCGCGAGAAGTTGCGTCAGCTCCTGCGCGACGGCAAGCTCGACGACCGTACCGTCGAGGTGGAGGTGACGAAGGTGGCCGGCGGCCCCGCGATCGAGGTCATGACGCCGCAGGGCCTCGAGGAAATCGAATCGTCGCTGCGCGACATGCTGCAGAACCTCATGCCGAAGCGCTCGAAGAAGACGAAGGTGCCGGTCCGCGAGGCGCGCGAGCTGCTGGCGCAGGAAGAGGCGACGCGGCTCATCGACATGGAGGCCGCGACGAAGGAGGCGCTGCGCCGCGTTGAGCAGTCGGGCATCGTCTTCCTCGACGAGATCGACAAGATCGCGGGGCGCGAGGGGCTGCACGGGCCCGACGTCTCGCGCGAGGGCGTGCAGCGCGACCTGCTGCCGATCGTCGAGGGATCGACGGTGACGACGAAGCACGGCCCGGTGCGTACCGACCACATTCTCTTCATCGCGTCGGGTGCGTTCCACATCGCCAAGCCGTCGGACCTGATCCCCGAGTTCCAGGGGCGCTTCCCGATCCGCGTCGAGCTCGAAGCGCTCACCAAGAACGACTTCGTCCGGATCCTGACCGAGCCCGAGAACGCCCTCACCAAGCAATACGTCGCCCTGCTCGCGACCGAGAACCTGACGCTCACCTTCACCGCCGACGCGGTCGCCGAGATCGCCCGCATCGCAGCCGAGGTGAACGACCGCATGGAGAACATCGGCGCGCGCCGTCTCCACACGGTGCTCGAGCGACTGCTCGATCAGACCTCCTTCGACGCCCCGGAGCTGGGCGGGCGCGAGATCGTCGTCGACGCACCCATGGTGCGCGAGCGGCTCGACGCCATCCTGCAGGATCAGGACCTCAGCCGCTTCATCCTCTGA
- a CDS encoding lysophospholipid acyltransferase family protein, translated as MTTEVTAPAKHPVLHHLARFILRPMFRTYFRMRGEGLVNLPRRGPFLLAPNHVSMLDWAFVSYFLPRLIRFVVDHSFYDLPVLGFGLRVNGAIPIRTGRPDARAMRIAHAVLAAGEPLIVFPEGAISRTGRPQRAQPGVISLAAATRAPIVPVAVRGAFEAFPRSRRLPRPGRVSVTFGRPLPPPPVAGDRHERQAQADRLMAHIADLLDRREPVSPW; from the coding sequence ATGACCACCGAGGTGACCGCGCCCGCGAAGCATCCGGTGCTGCACCACCTCGCCCGCTTCATCCTGCGTCCGATGTTCCGCACGTACTTCCGGATGCGCGGTGAAGGGCTCGTGAACCTGCCACGACGTGGACCGTTCCTCCTCGCGCCGAACCACGTCTCGATGCTCGACTGGGCGTTCGTCAGCTACTTCCTGCCCCGTCTCATCCGCTTCGTCGTCGACCACAGCTTCTACGACCTGCCCGTTCTCGGCTTCGGTCTGCGCGTGAACGGCGCGATCCCGATCCGCACGGGACGGCCGGACGCACGCGCGATGCGGATCGCGCACGCCGTGCTCGCGGCCGGCGAGCCGCTCATCGTGTTCCCCGAGGGAGCGATCTCGCGGACCGGCCGCCCGCAGCGCGCCCAGCCGGGGGTCATCAGCCTCGCCGCGGCGACGCGTGCGCCGATCGTGCCGGTCGCGGTGCGCGGGGCGTTCGAAGCCTTCCCGCGCTCGCGGCGCCTGCCGCGGCCGGGGCGCGTGTCCGTCACCTTCGGACGGCCGCTCCCGCCGCCGCCCGTCGCGGGCGACCGCCACGAGCGCCAGGCGCAGGCCGATCGCCTGATGGCGCACATCGCCGACCTCCTCGACCGCCGCGAGCCGGTGAGCCCCTGGTGA
- a CDS encoding tyrosine recombinase XerC, translating to MPTRTARATADAVEAWASYLRTERAASLHTLRAYLGDVRQFLAVAGASGVGAVGAADVRHWLRTLDGEAERTSIARKLAAVRGFFHFLVTSGRLRKDPTAGIVTPKTRRKLPAHLSLDEVDRLLSTPAADAFGGLRDRAILELLYSSGLRVSELTGLDWTSVDTDAETVRVLGKGRKERIVPVGRPALRALAAYRAACTGRGWPVRSGPVFRNARGGRLTSRSVARSMERYVVASGTTTKATPHALRHTFATHLLGGGADLRAIQELLGHASLSTTQRYTHVDLRRLMDAYDRAHPRA from the coding sequence ATGCCGACAAGGACGGCGCGCGCAACGGCCGACGCCGTGGAGGCGTGGGCGTCGTATCTGCGCACGGAGCGCGCGGCGTCGCTGCACACGCTGCGCGCATATCTCGGCGACGTGCGACAGTTTCTCGCGGTCGCGGGTGCGAGCGGTGTGGGCGCGGTGGGCGCTGCCGACGTCCGCCACTGGCTGCGCACGCTCGACGGCGAGGCCGAGCGTACGTCGATCGCGCGGAAGCTCGCCGCGGTGCGCGGCTTCTTCCACTTCCTCGTCACGTCCGGACGCCTGCGCAAGGATCCCACCGCCGGCATCGTGACGCCGAAGACGCGCCGCAAGCTGCCGGCGCATCTCTCCCTCGACGAAGTGGATCGACTCCTCTCGACGCCGGCGGCCGATGCCTTCGGGGGCCTGCGTGATCGCGCGATCCTGGAGCTGCTGTACTCCTCGGGGCTGCGCGTGAGCGAGCTCACCGGGCTCGACTGGACGTCGGTCGACACCGACGCCGAGACCGTGCGCGTGCTCGGCAAGGGCCGCAAGGAGCGGATCGTCCCCGTCGGCCGTCCGGCGCTGCGCGCCCTCGCCGCCTATCGCGCGGCGTGCACGGGCCGCGGCTGGCCGGTGCGCAGTGGCCCCGTCTTCCGCAACGCGCGTGGCGGCCGGCTCACGTCGCGCAGCGTCGCCCGCAGCATGGAGCGGTACGTCGTCGCCAGCGGCACGACCACGAAGGCGACGCCGCACGCGCTCCGCCACACCTTCGCGACGCACCTGCTCGGCGGCGGCGCCGACCTGCGCGCCATCCAGGAGCTGCTCGGCCACGCGAGCCTCTCCACGACGCAACGCTACACGCACGTCGACCTGCGACGCCTGATGGATGCGTATGACCGAGCACATCCCCGTGCCTAG
- a CDS encoding adenylate/guanylate cyclase domain-containing protein: protein MSRVRSASGLELMATPPSRESQRRYATVMFADVSGFTALSGKLDPEDVTDLMNECFGLLEECVTKHGGHVDKYIGDCIMALFGVPQALEHAARQAVNAAIEMRNRIAHFNETERPPAAIGIHIGINSGLVLAGDVGGQHKRDFTVMGDTVNLASRLKDASPTGEIWVGPQTYSDARLDIDFAPVKAISLKGIEQPVRPYRVTSVRARRYGARSASAERGLFSDLVGRDAEVGELQARLAALAQGRGWIMSVVGEAGLGKSRLVHEAIGPGPRSDLTLLEGRALAMGANLRFHPFVDLLHQWADIAEEDTPDDAAEKLERAVTAALGDGSADAFPFIATLAGVRLDGAHAARLKDIEGDALERLIAKHLRDLLVALAAVRPCVVVMEDLHWADQSSTKLLLSLLPLARERPIVFVLAYRPDYARTSGAVQQEITGRLASEHTMLRLAPLDGRQCVQLLHNLLSSQDQPHPAWTRILAKADGNPFFIEEVIRSLIDQEAIVRTPQGYQVTDRIESVVVPATIQEVIMARVDRLPDNARQILQLASVIGRQAPYRILQAVASESEQLAFGLAYLQRSQLLEEDRSGDEVVWAFTHALAQETVYESILLRTRKAAHLKVAEAIEVLFAQRLGDVHGQLAYHYSRGEHLEKAEEYLFKAGEDAARSAASEEALTLFREASRMFIARHGDGGDPRKKALLEKNIALALLNRGDLSESIAHFDRALEYFGERVPKTTAQSYSRFVMDFIAVIGQLYLGLKRPRRVDDWDRERHVWQVLFNRGRAQITSDPTRLFFDTVAGFRQLNRIDASRIDQAGALYASCASMFCYSGISFAVSRRALAIAQGLIRPDSVQDRFTCAAMEFTQDYLEGKWEHGHVVDDALVDEALRYGQLWDANTYLGLRCDQRLRRGEFAEAGALLDRLGHLRDDYGYAFAGANLEGMQAVLCAEARQLPEALAAIESYLAGRHEDALRTFGLGTKAKIQTLLGDLDGAAQSLVAAATIVGRSREVPPWHRSAYAAARLRHLAMRAEAGDPAAAAQAKQAVRYAERVAAMVALQRTEIHQLVGRLHMALGRRRAALAAFRRSLDVGTALGAEPEMARTYAELARDLGSDRLGDLDAAACRAKAQTLFERLALAWDATRLRDVDRAA, encoded by the coding sequence ATGTCGCGTGTCAGATCCGCATCAGGCCTTGAGCTCATGGCCACCCCTCCTTCCCGCGAAAGTCAGCGTCGTTACGCGACGGTCATGTTCGCCGACGTCTCGGGGTTCACCGCCCTGTCGGGGAAGCTCGATCCCGAGGACGTCACCGACCTGATGAACGAGTGCTTCGGGCTCCTCGAGGAATGCGTGACGAAGCACGGCGGCCACGTCGACAAGTACATCGGCGACTGCATCATGGCGCTCTTCGGCGTCCCGCAGGCGCTCGAACACGCGGCGCGGCAGGCCGTCAACGCGGCGATCGAGATGCGCAACCGCATCGCCCACTTCAACGAGACCGAGCGGCCGCCGGCGGCGATCGGCATCCACATCGGCATCAACTCGGGGCTCGTGCTGGCCGGCGACGTCGGCGGGCAGCACAAGCGCGACTTCACCGTCATGGGCGACACGGTGAACCTCGCCTCGCGCTTGAAGGACGCCTCACCCACCGGCGAGATCTGGGTCGGGCCCCAGACGTACAGCGACGCGCGTCTCGACATCGACTTCGCGCCCGTGAAGGCGATCAGCTTGAAGGGCATCGAGCAGCCCGTGCGGCCGTATCGCGTCACCTCCGTCCGCGCGCGGCGCTACGGTGCCCGGTCCGCGAGCGCGGAGCGAGGGCTCTTCTCGGACCTCGTCGGCCGCGACGCCGAGGTCGGCGAGCTGCAGGCGCGGCTCGCGGCGCTCGCGCAGGGCCGCGGCTGGATCATGAGCGTGGTCGGCGAAGCGGGGCTCGGAAAGTCGCGCCTCGTCCACGAGGCGATCGGACCCGGCCCGCGCAGCGACCTCACGCTGCTCGAGGGCCGCGCGCTCGCGATGGGCGCCAACCTCCGCTTCCACCCGTTCGTCGACCTGCTGCATCAATGGGCCGACATCGCCGAGGAGGACACGCCGGACGATGCGGCGGAGAAGCTCGAGCGCGCGGTGACGGCGGCGCTCGGCGATGGGAGCGCCGACGCGTTCCCGTTCATCGCGACGCTCGCCGGCGTGCGCCTCGACGGGGCGCACGCGGCGCGCTTGAAGGACATCGAGGGCGACGCGCTCGAGCGGCTCATCGCGAAGCACCTGCGCGATCTCCTGGTGGCGCTCGCCGCGGTGCGGCCTTGCGTCGTCGTGATGGAGGACCTGCACTGGGCCGATCAGTCCTCGACCAAGCTCCTGCTCTCCCTGCTCCCCCTCGCCCGCGAGCGACCCATCGTCTTCGTGCTGGCGTATCGTCCCGACTACGCGCGCACGTCCGGCGCCGTCCAGCAGGAGATCACCGGCCGCCTCGCGAGCGAGCACACGATGCTGCGCCTGGCGCCGCTCGACGGCCGCCAGTGCGTCCAGCTCCTGCACAACCTCCTCTCGAGCCAGGACCAGCCGCACCCGGCATGGACGCGCATCCTCGCCAAGGCCGACGGCAACCCGTTCTTCATCGAGGAGGTCATCCGCTCCCTCATCGATCAGGAGGCGATCGTCCGCACGCCCCAGGGCTACCAGGTCACCGACCGGATCGAGAGCGTCGTCGTCCCCGCGACGATCCAGGAAGTCATCATGGCGCGCGTCGACCGGCTGCCCGACAACGCGCGGCAGATCCTGCAGCTCGCCTCCGTGATCGGGCGGCAGGCGCCGTACCGCATTCTCCAGGCCGTCGCGTCGGAAAGCGAGCAGCTCGCGTTCGGCCTCGCCTACTTGCAGCGCTCGCAGCTCCTGGAAGAGGACCGCAGCGGCGACGAGGTCGTGTGGGCCTTCACGCACGCGCTCGCACAGGAGACCGTCTACGAGTCGATCCTGCTGCGCACCCGCAAGGCCGCGCACCTGAAGGTCGCGGAGGCGATCGAGGTCCTCTTCGCGCAGCGCCTCGGCGACGTGCACGGGCAGCTCGCGTATCACTACAGCCGCGGCGAGCATCTGGAGAAGGCGGAGGAGTACTTGTTCAAGGCCGGCGAGGACGCGGCACGCTCGGCCGCGTCCGAGGAGGCGCTGACGCTCTTCCGCGAGGCGTCGCGGATGTTCATCGCCCGTCACGGCGACGGTGGCGACCCGCGGAAGAAGGCCCTGCTCGAGAAGAACATCGCGCTCGCGCTCTTGAACCGCGGCGATCTGAGCGAGTCGATCGCGCACTTCGACCGGGCGCTCGAGTACTTCGGCGAGCGCGTGCCGAAGACGACCGCGCAGTCCTACTCGCGCTTCGTCATGGACTTCATCGCCGTCATCGGGCAGCTCTACCTCGGCCTCAAGCGCCCCCGGCGGGTCGACGACTGGGACCGCGAGCGCCACGTGTGGCAGGTGCTCTTCAACCGGGGCCGGGCCCAGATCACGAGCGACCCGACGCGCCTCTTCTTCGACACGGTGGCCGGCTTCCGGCAGTTGAACCGCATCGACGCTTCGCGGATCGACCAGGCGGGGGCGTTGTACGCGTCGTGCGCGAGCATGTTCTGCTACTCGGGCATCTCGTTCGCCGTCAGCCGGCGGGCGCTCGCCATCGCCCAGGGGCTGATCCGCCCCGACAGCGTGCAGGACCGCTTCACGTGCGCCGCGATGGAGTTCACGCAGGACTACCTCGAGGGGAAGTGGGAGCACGGGCACGTCGTCGACGATGCGCTCGTCGACGAAGCGCTCCGCTACGGGCAGCTCTGGGACGCGAACACGTACCTCGGGCTGCGCTGCGATCAGAGGCTGCGCCGCGGCGAGTTCGCCGAGGCCGGCGCCCTCCTCGATCGGCTGGGCCATCTGCGCGACGACTACGGCTACGCGTTCGCGGGCGCGAACCTCGAGGGCATGCAGGCCGTCCTCTGCGCCGAAGCGCGCCAGCTTCCCGAGGCGCTCGCCGCGATCGAGAGCTATCTCGCCGGACGCCATGAGGACGCGCTGCGCACCTTCGGCCTCGGCACGAAGGCGAAGATCCAGACGCTGCTCGGCGATCTCGACGGCGCCGCGCAGAGTCTCGTGGCGGCCGCCACGATCGTCGGCCGCTCGCGCGAGGTACCGCCGTGGCACCGCAGCGCCTACGCCGCGGCGCGCCTGCGCCACCTCGCGATGCGTGCCGAGGCGGGCGATCCTGCGGCCGCCGCGCAAGCCAAGCAAGCCGTGCGCTACGCCGAGCGGGTCGCCGCCATGGTCGCGCTCCAGCGCACCGAGATCCACCAGCTGGTGGGGCGGCTCCACATGGCGCTCGGACGTCGCCGGGCGGCACTCGCCGCCTTCCGGCGCAGCCTCGACGTCGGCACGGCGCTCGGCGCGGAGCCCGAGATGGCGCGCACCTACGCCGAGCTCGCCCGCGACCTCGGGAGCGACCGTCTGGGGGATCTCGACGCCGCCGCGTGCCGCGCGAAGGCGCAGACCCTGTTCGAGCGGCTCGCGCTCGCCTGGGACGCGACGCGGCTCCGGGACGTCGATCGCGCCGCCTGA